In a genomic window of Methanofollis sp.:
- the cyaB gene encoding class IV adenylate cyclase has protein sequence MFEVETKIRVPDLPEIRSRLVRIGAGTPSVADQQDVYYNHPVRDFGRTDEALRVRYEGERCTLTYKGPKLATKGAKTREEFNLTVESGENLEEILRRLGFVRSAEVRKHREEFALGTASVALDEVDGLGSFVEIEVMAHEAGAEAEKEIERIKGELGIEGSHIPQSYLELLRQ, from the coding sequence ATGTTTGAAGTGGAAACAAAAATACGTGTCCCTGATCTCCCGGAGATCCGCTCCCGTCTTGTCAGGATTGGCGCCGGAACACCGTCTGTCGCCGACCAGCAGGACGTCTACTACAACCACCCTGTGCGGGACTTCGGCCGGACCGACGAGGCCCTCAGGGTCAGGTACGAGGGCGAGAGGTGCACCCTTACATATAAAGGGCCGAAACTCGCCACAAAGGGTGCAAAGACCAGGGAAGAGTTCAACCTGACCGTGGAGTCCGGGGAGAACCTGGAAGAGATCCTGCGCCGCCTCGGTTTTGTCAGGAGCGCAGAGGTCAGGAAGCACAGGGAGGAGTTTGCCCTCGGGACCGCGTCCGTCGCCCTCGATGAAGTGGACGGCCTCGGGAGTTTCGTCGAGATCGAGGTGATGGCGCACGAAGCAGGGGCGGAAGCGGAAAAAGAGATCGAACGGATCAAAGGAGAACTGGGGATAGAGGGTTCTCACATCCCGCAGTCCTATCTTGAACTGCTCAGACAGTGA
- a CDS encoding peptidylprolyl isomerase, with protein MAIQEGDIVRLNYTARVEGEIFDTTVAADAEEAGIKSQKDYAPIVIRVGSNHVIPGLDEALVGKEIGQQYEVEVEAEKGFGPHDMKLVESVNANQFREKPKFGMRIQSGDREGVVVNVVGKRAVVDFNHPLAGKALSYTFTIEGMVETVEEKARGFIKLFAGREMDITFAEGTLTLNLPAGINYDRRWVMARGIVVHQIFEFIPEVQDIVFVETFKRPEMPAEEPAEAEAEAKEE; from the coding sequence ATGGCAATTCAGGAAGGAGACATCGTTAGACTCAACTATACCGCCCGTGTGGAGGGCGAGATCTTCGACACCACCGTCGCCGCTGATGCAGAAGAAGCAGGCATCAAGAGCCAGAAGGACTATGCGCCGATCGTTATTCGCGTCGGGAGCAACCATGTCATCCCGGGCCTTGACGAGGCTCTCGTCGGCAAGGAGATCGGCCAGCAGTACGAGGTCGAGGTCGAGGCCGAGAAGGGCTTTGGTCCCCATGACATGAAGCTTGTCGAGTCCGTGAACGCCAACCAGTTCCGGGAGAAGCCCAAGTTCGGCATGCGTATCCAGTCGGGCGACCGCGAGGGCGTCGTCGTCAATGTGGTCGGGAAGCGGGCCGTCGTCGACTTCAACCACCCGCTCGCCGGCAAGGCGCTCTCCTACACCTTCACCATCGAGGGCATGGTCGAGACCGTCGAGGAGAAGGCCAGGGGCTTCATCAAGCTCTTCGCAGGCCGCGAGATGGACATCACCTTTGCCGAAGGCACCCTCACCCTGAACCTCCCGGCAGGGATCAACTACGACCGCCGCTGGGTCATGGCCCGCGGGATCGTCGTCCACCAGATCTTCGAGTTCATCCCCGAGGTGCAGGACATCGTCTTTGTCGAGACCTTCAAGCGCCCGGAGATGCCTGCCGAAGAACCGGCAGAAGCCGAAGCTGAAGCGAAGGAAGAATAA
- a CDS encoding winged helix-turn-helix transcriptional regulator, translating to MRTLCAWFVLVLACSLAGVCAAAPAEEVAAGAVAAYHQVADYTATVTVHGPDRDEVVRVAAMPPGSFRAEYDDPSLHHGAALAVLSEGSAWWHVPPQCSMGSTGVEKPLDGDYMAAGIAALSTGRVTSMHEAVLDGRTVPVVDVVPVGAVDPFPPDTARLSISIDRETMLVLCVEGYDCTGALVRSAEYRNLRVNAGLPEDTFAFGKPKGVWERVPPTTSDFLMNLAFLLANLVIIPIESFLALRIWLSLGYRRVTQKNILDNATRCRVYQAILDNPGIHREKIALITRTHPGTLRYHLAVLRQAGKIAVEQTGGCCRYYENNGRYSERERTVLAALWNSTRREILTVLLQTPGLSRQEIAVHLGISGPAVSRHMDRLQRDGIVEKSMNGRAASFAVIGESGHDLLGALHILKCGAD from the coding sequence ATGAGAACACTCTGTGCATGGTTCGTCCTGGTCCTCGCGTGCTCCCTCGCAGGAGTATGTGCGGCGGCGCCTGCCGAAGAGGTCGCCGCCGGTGCGGTCGCGGCGTACCATCAGGTCGCCGATTATACGGCCACCGTCACCGTTCACGGCCCGGACAGGGACGAGGTCGTCAGGGTGGCGGCCATGCCGCCAGGCAGTTTCAGGGCCGAATACGACGACCCGTCGCTCCATCACGGCGCCGCCCTTGCGGTCCTGTCGGAGGGGTCTGCATGGTGGCATGTGCCTCCGCAGTGTTCGATGGGATCGACAGGGGTGGAAAAACCCCTGGACGGCGACTATATGGCGGCGGGGATCGCCGCCCTCTCAACCGGCAGGGTCACGAGCATGCACGAGGCCGTCCTGGACGGCAGGACCGTCCCTGTCGTCGATGTCGTACCCGTTGGTGCCGTCGACCCCTTCCCCCCTGACACCGCACGTCTCTCCATCTCGATCGACCGGGAAACGATGCTGGTCCTGTGTGTCGAGGGCTACGACTGCACGGGGGCCCTCGTGCGGTCGGCGGAGTACCGGAACCTCAGGGTAAATGCCGGCCTCCCTGAAGACACCTTCGCCTTCGGGAAGCCGAAAGGTGTGTGGGAGCGGGTCCCTCCCACAACATCCGATTTTCTCATGAACCTCGCCTTTCTCCTTGCAAACCTGGTCATCATCCCCATCGAGTCATTCCTCGCGCTTCGCATCTGGTTGAGCCTTGGCTACCGGCGAGTCACGCAGAAAAACATCCTTGATAATGCGACACGGTGCCGGGTCTACCAGGCCATCCTGGATAACCCTGGAATACACAGGGAGAAGATCGCCCTGATCACCCGGACACATCCCGGCACCCTCCGCTATCACCTCGCGGTCCTCAGGCAGGCAGGGAAGATCGCAGTCGAACAGACGGGAGGTTGCTGCCGCTACTATGAGAACAATGGGAGATATTCAGAGCGTGAACGAACAGTCCTTGCCGCTCTCTGGAACAGCACCAGGCGAGAGATCCTCACGGTCCTCCTCCAGACGCCCGGCCTCTCGCGGCAGGAAATCGCGGTGCACCTCGGCATCTCCGGCCCTGCCGTCTCCCGCCACATGGACAGGCTCCAGAGGGACGGGATCGTCGAGAAGAGCATGAACGGACGTGCCGCATCTTTCGCCGTCATCGGGGAGAGCGGCCACGATCTGCTCGGCGCCCTGCACATTCTAAAATGCGGGGCCGACTGA
- a CDS encoding mRNA surveillance protein pelota → MKAEYGELKGSYGEIRLFPESLDDLWHLEHLIDPRDLVFATTLRTVDSATDKLRPEKAEKRPVRLGIRVEKVEFHPYANRLRVGGIIESGMDIASYHTLNVEPGYEISVIRRWRGIDLERVERAVGASLHNVVHVLTIEEGEAELFRIRQYGPERVTTITAGSGKGAEIDGRTAFFADALSSLKDVTGPVVVAGPGFVKEDFVRFLKAKDPDLGERVVTVETRRIGRGAVQDAIGQGVLERLAGDLQLAREVTRMDEVLKRIGTGGAVAYGKAEVRKAVEYGAAEEVLVTDTLIRDAGIARLLEEAERINARVVVFSSEFDPGGQLNALGGIAALLRYPLG, encoded by the coding sequence ATGAAGGCTGAGTACGGCGAACTCAAGGGGTCGTACGGAGAGATCAGGCTGTTCCCCGAGTCTCTCGACGACCTCTGGCACCTGGAACACCTCATCGATCCGCGCGACCTCGTCTTTGCGACGACCCTGCGGACCGTTGACTCGGCGACCGACAAACTCCGCCCTGAGAAGGCTGAGAAGAGACCGGTCCGCCTCGGCATCAGGGTGGAGAAGGTGGAGTTCCACCCGTACGCCAACCGCCTCAGGGTCGGCGGCATCATCGAGTCGGGCATGGACATCGCCTCGTACCATACACTCAACGTGGAGCCGGGCTACGAGATCTCGGTGATCAGGCGGTGGCGGGGGATCGACCTCGAAAGGGTCGAGAGGGCGGTCGGGGCCTCCCTCCACAATGTCGTTCATGTGCTCACCATCGAGGAAGGGGAGGCTGAACTCTTCAGGATCAGGCAGTACGGTCCGGAGAGGGTCACGACCATCACCGCAGGCAGCGGGAAGGGTGCTGAGATCGACGGCAGGACCGCCTTCTTTGCCGACGCCCTCTCCTCCCTGAAGGACGTCACCGGCCCGGTCGTCGTCGCGGGGCCGGGTTTTGTCAAGGAAGACTTTGTCAGGTTCCTGAAGGCGAAAGACCCCGACCTCGGCGAGCGGGTCGTCACCGTCGAGACGCGGCGGATCGGCCGCGGCGCCGTCCAGGACGCGATCGGCCAGGGTGTCCTTGAAAGGCTCGCCGGCGACCTCCAGCTCGCCCGCGAGGTGACCAGGATGGACGAGGTGCTCAAACGTATCGGTACCGGCGGGGCGGTGGCGTACGGGAAGGCCGAGGTCAGGAAGGCGGTGGAATATGGCGCCGCCGAGGAGGTGCTCGTCACCGACACCCTGATCAGGGATGCCGGCATCGCCCGTCTCCTCGAAGAGGCGGAGAGGATCAACGCGCGGGTCGTCGTCTTCAGTTCCGAGTTCGACCCCGGCGGACAACTCAACGCCCTCGGCGGGATCGCCGCCCTGCTCCGCTATCCCCTCGGGTGA
- the rqcH gene encoding ribosome rescue protein RqcH has protein sequence MANEQGMSGMDVRALTAELSALLPLWIGKIYQYDAKTLGIRLNGNEGAKYQFLVETGRRAHLVGALPESPKNPLGYAMFLRKHLEGGRVTAIRQYGLQRIFYIDVAKKAGILRLVIELFDEGNAILLDEVGVITKPLRHHRFKDRSVVPGEVYALPEGTDCSGFDSESFAAMLRASNRDLVRTLAVNCLLGGAYAELACSLAGVDKSIPAAEADAGAVYAALHQVIGMVEGQREPVTAGSGCWPIRGMGEEKEAFPTFNKALEAYYPLQAAAAVKAEAKRPKLSKEEVILRQQEEALKKFAGKIKKAEKAVEAVYTNYPLVQDVIATLERASRSLSWQEIEEVLKKSDLPAAKAVVAVHPAEAAVDLDLGVRVKIFVHENVEANLDHYYDQVKKFRKKTEGALAAIERGAAKPKEKPKETLHLLKKKWFHRFRWFYTTDGTLVLGGRDASQNEELVKKYMEGKDTFVHADVHGGSVVIVKGETEHMDDEVAQFAASYSNAWKAGHFSADVYFARPDQVSKTAESGEFVARGGFIVRGERRYVKDVQLGAAIGVQKEPSVAIIGGPLAAVRTRTQYVVELSPGTFEPNDVAKKVQRLLREKIGEDNWKRLKTALNTEAIAAFVPPGGSDIVGEHEG, from the coding sequence ATGGCAAACGAACAGGGGATGAGCGGGATGGATGTCAGGGCACTGACGGCGGAACTGTCGGCCCTGCTCCCGCTCTGGATCGGCAAGATCTATCAGTACGATGCGAAGACCCTGGGGATCCGTCTCAACGGGAACGAGGGGGCCAAGTACCAGTTCCTCGTCGAGACAGGCAGGCGCGCCCACCTGGTCGGGGCCCTCCCCGAGTCCCCGAAAAATCCCCTGGGGTATGCGATGTTCCTGCGCAAACACCTCGAAGGGGGACGGGTGACCGCTATCAGGCAGTACGGCCTCCAGCGTATCTTCTACATCGACGTGGCGAAGAAGGCCGGGATACTGAGGCTTGTCATCGAACTCTTCGATGAGGGGAATGCCATCCTCCTCGACGAGGTCGGGGTGATCACCAAGCCCCTGCGGCACCACCGCTTCAAGGACCGTTCCGTCGTGCCTGGAGAGGTCTATGCCCTCCCCGAAGGGACTGACTGCAGCGGCTTCGACAGCGAGTCCTTCGCCGCGATGCTCCGGGCCTCAAACCGCGATCTGGTCCGGACCCTTGCCGTGAACTGCCTCCTCGGCGGCGCCTATGCCGAACTCGCCTGCAGCCTTGCCGGGGTCGACAAGAGCATTCCGGCTGCCGAAGCCGATGCCGGGGCGGTGTATGCAGCGCTCCACCAGGTCATCGGCATGGTCGAGGGGCAGAGGGAACCGGTGACCGCCGGCAGCGGGTGCTGGCCGATCCGGGGCATGGGAGAGGAAAAAGAGGCATTTCCCACATTCAACAAGGCCCTGGAAGCATATTATCCACTACAGGCAGCCGCCGCGGTGAAGGCCGAAGCGAAACGGCCGAAACTCTCGAAGGAAGAGGTGATCCTCCGCCAGCAGGAGGAGGCGCTGAAGAAGTTTGCGGGGAAGATCAAAAAGGCCGAGAAGGCGGTCGAAGCGGTCTATACCAACTATCCCCTCGTGCAGGACGTCATCGCCACCCTTGAACGGGCAAGCCGGAGCCTCTCCTGGCAGGAGATCGAGGAAGTCCTCAAAAAAAGCGACCTCCCTGCAGCAAAGGCGGTCGTCGCCGTCCACCCGGCCGAGGCGGCCGTCGACCTCGACCTCGGGGTGCGGGTGAAGATCTTTGTCCACGAGAATGTCGAGGCAAACCTCGACCACTACTACGACCAGGTCAAGAAGTTCAGAAAGAAGACCGAGGGTGCCCTTGCGGCGATAGAGCGCGGCGCCGCAAAACCGAAGGAGAAACCGAAAGAGACCCTCCACCTCCTGAAGAAGAAGTGGTTCCACAGGTTCAGGTGGTTCTATACGACCGACGGCACCCTTGTCCTCGGCGGGCGGGACGCCTCGCAGAACGAAGAACTGGTCAAGAAGTATATGGAGGGGAAGGACACCTTCGTCCACGCCGACGTGCACGGCGGTTCGGTCGTCATCGTCAAGGGGGAGACCGAGCACATGGACGACGAGGTCGCCCAGTTCGCCGCCTCGTATTCCAATGCCTGGAAGGCCGGGCACTTCTCGGCAGACGTCTACTTCGCACGCCCCGACCAGGTGAGCAAGACCGCCGAGTCGGGCGAGTTCGTCGCCCGCGGCGGTTTCATCGTGCGGGGCGAGAGGCGCTATGTGAAGGACGTCCAGCTCGGCGCGGCAATCGGGGTGCAGAAAGAGCCAAGCGTTGCGATCATCGGCGGCCCTCTGGCGGCGGTGCGGACACGGACACAGTATGTCGTCGAACTTTCTCCCGGCACCTTCGAACCGAACGACGTGGCAAAGAAGGTCCAGCGTCTCCTGAGGGAGAAGATCGGCGAGGATAACTGGAAACGACTGAAGACCGCGCTGAACACCGAGGCGATCGCCGCCTTTGTCCCGCCGGGCGGGTCCGATATCGTGGGCGAGCATGAAGGCTGA
- a CDS encoding ribosome biogenesis/translation initiation ATPase RLI: MRIAVVHKDNCHSKKCGQECIIYCPRVRSGDETVVLDEEGKAVISEELCAGCGICVKKCPFDAIDIVNLPEELEQPTHRYGPNSFVLYGLPIPVEGKVTGILGPNGIGKSTSIQILSGQMQPNLGIFDATVSWDEIMKRFTGTELFDYLKHISGKEIKVAVKPQYITLIPKAFKGTVHDLLAKTDERGVLGHLTAELTLDSILDRDIQNLSGGELQRVAIAACLARDADFYFLDEITPYLDIYQRMATANLIREVAEKRPVVIVEHDLAILDMLADTVHVAYGKPAVFGVITGPKGVRVGINEYLEGYLPEENVRFRDSAVVFEKRAHADETRREPLYTFPQMSKHYDRFHLDVKGGEIRKGEVLGLVGPNGIGKSTFAKLLAGVEEPDGGALDEKIAISYKPQYVKADSTDTVEFTLRQITRRFDTSYYQHEVLDPLGLQQILQSPLDTLSGGELQRVAIAACLSREAALYILDEPSAHLDVEQRMSLVRVLKHHAEGKECGVIVIDHDIYLIDMISERLVVFDGEPGVAGEAKGPFSMRDGMNLFLSALGVTFRRDKSGRPRINKPESYLDRDQRSKGEYYYAQAEE; the protein is encoded by the coding sequence ATGCGAATCGCCGTCGTCCACAAAGATAACTGTCATTCAAAGAAGTGCGGACAGGAGTGTATCATCTACTGTCCACGGGTCAGAAGCGGGGACGAGACCGTCGTCCTCGATGAGGAAGGAAAGGCGGTCATCTCCGAGGAACTCTGTGCCGGGTGCGGCATCTGCGTCAAAAAGTGTCCGTTCGACGCGATCGATATCGTGAACCTCCCCGAGGAGCTGGAGCAACCCACCCACCGGTACGGGCCGAACTCCTTCGTGCTGTACGGCCTCCCCATCCCGGTCGAGGGGAAGGTGACCGGCATCCTGGGCCCGAACGGCATCGGGAAGTCCACGTCCATCCAGATTCTTTCCGGCCAGATGCAGCCGAACCTGGGGATCTTTGACGCCACTGTCTCCTGGGACGAGATCATGAAGCGGTTCACCGGGACCGAACTCTTCGATTACCTGAAGCACATCTCGGGGAAGGAGATCAAGGTGGCGGTGAAGCCCCAGTACATCACCCTCATACCGAAGGCCTTCAAAGGGACGGTGCATGACCTCCTGGCAAAGACCGACGAGAGGGGAGTGCTCGGCCACCTCACCGCGGAACTCACCCTCGACTCCATCCTGGACCGCGACATCCAGAACCTCTCCGGCGGTGAACTCCAGAGGGTGGCGATCGCCGCCTGCCTGGCGCGGGACGCCGACTTCTATTTCCTCGACGAGATCACCCCCTATCTCGACATCTACCAGAGGATGGCGACGGCCAACCTGATCAGGGAGGTCGCGGAGAAGAGGCCTGTCGTGATCGTCGAGCACGACCTCGCGATCCTGGACATGCTCGCCGACACGGTCCATGTCGCCTATGGCAAACCGGCGGTCTTCGGTGTGATCACCGGGCCGAAGGGCGTGCGTGTCGGGATCAACGAGTACCTCGAAGGGTACCTGCCCGAGGAGAACGTCCGCTTCAGGGACTCGGCCGTCGTCTTCGAGAAGCGGGCCCATGCCGACGAGACGAGGCGGGAACCCCTCTATACCTTCCCGCAGATGTCCAAGCACTATGACCGTTTCCACCTCGACGTGAAGGGCGGCGAGATCAGGAAGGGCGAGGTGCTCGGCCTTGTCGGTCCGAACGGCATCGGGAAGTCCACCTTCGCAAAACTCCTCGCAGGCGTGGAGGAACCGGACGGTGGTGCCCTCGACGAGAAGATTGCCATCTCGTACAAGCCCCAGTACGTGAAGGCAGACTCCACCGACACGGTGGAGTTCACCCTGCGCCAGATCACCCGGCGTTTCGACACCTCGTATTATCAGCACGAGGTGCTCGACCCTCTCGGTCTCCAGCAGATCCTCCAGTCGCCCCTGGATACCCTATCGGGCGGCGAACTCCAGAGGGTGGCCATTGCCGCCTGTCTCTCCCGGGAAGCCGCCCTCTACATCCTCGACGAACCGAGCGCCCACCTCGATGTGGAGCAGAGGATGAGCCTGGTGCGGGTGCTCAAGCACCATGCCGAGGGGAAGGAGTGCGGCGTCATCGTCATCGACCACGACATCTACCTCATCGACATGATCTCCGAGCGCCTTGTCGTCTTCGACGGCGAGCCCGGTGTTGCCGGCGAGGCGAAGGGGCCGTTCTCGATGCGCGACGGGATGAACCTCTTCCTCTCGGCCCTCGGCGTCACCTTCAGGCGGGACAAGAGCGGCAGGCCCAGGATCAACAAGCCCGAGTCGTACCTGGACCGGGATCAGAGGTCGAAGGGCGAGTATTACTACGCTCAGGCCGAGGAATAA
- a CDS encoding NAD(P)H-dependent oxidoreductase, with the protein MEMGREFLLGAVLGEWGADDHDNIFYLGGWIASGVIVLGDVRDIATTISRGDLTGTGLNLAALIPGYGDGAKVAVIVGKFVGKHPELLKPAMVLMVGVAPHADEVAESVKVIRKVHGDELIDALKTKGVSDSKIIELHNLDQIGKVSLRNIDEGIETEEIYLGGRVARGCTACMKCFEKKDGHCVFDDDSVNECIDRMVEADGIILGSPVYFTDVTAEMKALIDRAGLVSMANGGLYRRKVAQAAVAVRRSGTFHTLDTLLHFLLIGGMTVPGFPVVGVGKEIGEVLEDEEGLMRAKDAGKNMAWLLKTFERAKKS; encoded by the coding sequence ATGGAAATGGGCCGTGAGTTCCTCCTCGGTGCGGTCCTCGGAGAGTGGGGCGCCGACGACCACGACAACATCTTCTATCTGGGCGGCTGGATCGCAAGCGGTGTCATCGTCCTCGGCGACGTCCGGGACATCGCAACGACGATCTCGCGGGGCGACCTCACCGGCACGGGCCTCAACCTCGCCGCATTGATCCCGGGTTACGGGGACGGAGCGAAGGTCGCGGTCATCGTCGGGAAGTTTGTGGGGAAGCATCCGGAGCTCTTGAAGCCCGCGATGGTGTTGATGGTCGGCGTCGCACCGCATGCGGATGAGGTTGCTGAATCAGTGAAAGTGATCAGGAAGGTCCACGGCGACGAACTGATCGATGCGTTGAAGACAAAAGGGGTCTCTGATTCGAAGATCATTGAGTTACATAACCTCGACCAGATCGGAAAGGTCAGTCTGAGGAATATTGATGAGGGGATCGAGACCGAGGAGATATACCTCGGCGGACGTGTTGCACGGGGATGCACTGCCTGTATGAAATGTTTTGAGAAGAAGGACGGGCATTGCGTCTTTGATGATGATTCTGTCAACGAATGCATCGACAGGATGGTTGAAGCGGACGGCATCATTCTCGGTTCGCCGGTCTACTTCACCGATGTCACAGCCGAGATGAAGGCCCTGATCGACCGGGCGGGCCTGGTGTCCATGGCAAACGGGGGACTCTACCGGCGCAAGGTGGCGCAAGCCGCAGTCGCGGTGCGGCGGAGCGGGACGTTCCATACCCTTGACACCCTTCTGCATTTCCTGCTCATAGGCGGGATGACAGTCCCGGGATTCCCCGTTGTCGGTGTCGGAAAAGAGATCGGAGAGGTCCTTGAAGACGAGGAAGGCCTGATGCGGGCAAAAGACGCGGGGAAGAACATGGCATGGCTCCTGAAAACTTTTGAGCGGGCAAAAAAGTCCTGA
- the speB gene encoding agmatinase, translated as MEVFLNTLFADAEAEYADAGYVIFGAPYDGTSSYRAGSRDAPGAIRAVSFNFETYIPDPGIDLGDVSVCDLGDLEVLSLPDLVVDQVRETAAMIVQDGKVPVMIGGEHTVTPGAVAAVKPACYVVCDAHLDLRDEFGGTKWNHACATRRVMDLGVEDIFIIGARSGPAEEFELVEESERLHMYTADEVADRGIEAVIRDIKEIIGARTLYLSIDADAVDCCLTPGLGTPEPFGITPRDLRSVVRAFAARASGFDYVEVCPIDAGQTAAVAAKLIREFIAWHEAGIEGL; from the coding sequence ATGGAAGTCTTCCTAAATACTCTTTTTGCCGACGCCGAAGCAGAGTATGCCGACGCCGGCTATGTGATCTTCGGGGCGCCGTATGACGGGACATCCTCGTACAGGGCAGGTTCCCGCGACGCACCCGGCGCGATCAGGGCAGTCTCGTTCAACTTCGAGACCTATATCCCTGACCCGGGTATCGACCTTGGAGACGTTTCCGTCTGCGACCTCGGCGACCTTGAGGTGCTCTCTCTCCCCGACCTTGTCGTGGACCAGGTGAGGGAGACGGCCGCCATGATCGTGCAGGACGGCAAGGTGCCGGTGATGATCGGCGGCGAGCACACGGTGACGCCCGGTGCGGTCGCCGCGGTGAAGCCCGCGTGCTATGTCGTCTGCGACGCCCACCTGGACCTGCGCGACGAGTTCGGCGGGACGAAGTGGAACCACGCCTGCGCGACGCGGCGGGTGATGGACCTCGGTGTAGAGGATATCTTCATCATCGGGGCCCGGAGCGGGCCTGCGGAGGAGTTCGAACTCGTCGAGGAGTCGGAGAGACTCCACATGTATACGGCCGACGAGGTCGCGGACCGTGGCATTGAGGCGGTGATCAGGGATATCAAAGAGATCATCGGCGCGCGCACCCTGTACCTCTCCATCGACGCGGACGCGGTCGACTGCTGTCTCACCCCCGGTCTCGGGACGCCCGAACCCTTCGGGATCACGCCCCGCGACCTGCGGAGCGTGGTGCGGGCCTTTGCGGCGCGGGCGTCGGGCTTCGACTATGTCGAGGTCTGCCCGATCGACGCGGGCCAGACCGCGGCGGTGGCGGCAAAACTGATCAGGGAATTCATCGCCTGGCATGAGGCCGGGATTGAGGGGCTCTGA
- a CDS encoding translation initiation factor IF-5A has translation MKEQTETGKLKEGRYVVVDDEPCKILGIATSKPGKHGAAKARIDVVGIFDGQKRSIVQPVSTKVYVPVVERKVGQVISITGTTVQMMDVKDFTMFEIEAPEDKIAEMEAGKEVQYIEALGKKKLDF, from the coding sequence ATGAAGGAACAGACTGAGACTGGTAAGTTAAAGGAAGGCCGCTATGTTGTGGTCGACGATGAGCCCTGCAAAATCCTTGGAATTGCCACTTCAAAGCCCGGCAAGCACGGTGCGGCCAAGGCCCGTATCGATGTCGTCGGTATCTTTGACGGCCAGAAGCGCTCGATCGTCCAGCCGGTATCGACGAAGGTCTATGTGCCTGTCGTCGAGCGGAAGGTCGGACAGGTGATCTCGATCACGGGCACCACCGTCCAGATGATGGACGTCAAGGACTTCACCATGTTTGAGATTGAGGCCCCTGAGGACAAGATCGCCGAGATGGAGGCTGGCAAGGAAGTCCAGTACATCGAGGCACTCGGGAAGAAGAAGTTGGACTTCTGA
- a CDS encoding bifunctional fructose-bisphosphatase/inositol-phosphate phosphatase — protein MDFIRWCENLAGIVEDATRDLAGSPEGGKYIRMGADGTPTELIDQAAEECVIAALKDDPFCRRLISEEAGCVDVGGEKGTVYLDPIDGTYNAVHGIPFYTISIAYGEDGVLTKGYIRDLCTHETFTAEKGKGAFLDGKPIHVSKTALLEDSALSVYGRKFDPASVLRLGQKVRRWRLLGASSLELAYVAAGRLDGFVDVRNTLRITDAAAGIVLCEEAGGTVTGLEGSPAAFPDEVSIGRCLVATNGVLHNKIIEYLR, from the coding sequence ATGGACTTCATCAGGTGGTGCGAAAATCTGGCCGGGATCGTCGAGGATGCCACGCGGGATCTTGCCGGCAGTCCTGAGGGCGGAAAGTATATCCGGATGGGCGCAGACGGCACCCCGACCGAGCTGATAGATCAGGCCGCGGAGGAGTGCGTTATCGCTGCCCTCAAGGACGATCCCTTCTGCCGCCGCCTCATCTCCGAGGAAGCCGGGTGCGTCGATGTCGGCGGGGAGAAGGGGACGGTCTACCTCGACCCCATAGACGGCACCTACAATGCAGTCCACGGCATCCCGTTCTACACCATCTCCATCGCCTATGGCGAGGACGGCGTCCTGACAAAGGGATATATCCGGGACCTCTGCACTCACGAGACCTTCACGGCGGAGAAGGGGAAAGGAGCCTTCCTCGACGGGAAACCCATCCATGTCTCGAAGACGGCCCTGCTCGAAGACAGCGCACTCTCGGTCTATGGGAGGAAGTTCGACCCGGCCTCGGTGCTCAGGCTCGGGCAGAAGGTGCGTCGGTGGCGGCTGCTCGGGGCTTCGTCCCTTGAACTCGCCTATGTCGCCGCCGGCAGGCTTGACGGTTTCGTGGACGTCAGGAACACCCTCCGCATCACCGACGCCGCCGCGGGGATCGTCCTCTGCGAGGAAGCAGGGGGGACGGTGACAGGACTGGAAGGAAGCCCTGCCGCCTTCCCCGACGAGGTGAGCATCGGGCGGTGCCTGGTGGCCACGAACGGCGTCCTCCATAACAAGATCATCGAATACCTGAGGTAA